A genomic window from Silene latifolia isolate original U9 population chromosome Y, ASM4854445v1, whole genome shotgun sequence includes:
- the LOC141627007 gene encoding putative WRKY transcription factor 65, with product MVMESQYRSNLYVTTDQDDPQTSSENGVDSGDERATATAPSPKKSRRSIQKRVIQVPIGDGDGSRSSKTEAYPPSDSWAWRKYGQKPIKGSPYPRGYYRCSSSKGCPARKQVERSRMDPTVLVITYASEHNHLIPTSKHHHKSVTRIPPSASPPAPPVASPSTPVAADDSTDDGGEQPLSPVEVNPFGELPYLEFVGDMLMLGNLGIEYNWIPDFTFNVPIFVGPKCDDTMTEVATFSMREEDESLFGDLDELPECSVVFRRRQVSAEMCGHVTPLCGST from the exons atggTTATGGAGAGTCAATATCGAAGCAATTTATATGTCACCACGGATCAGGATGACCCACAAACCTCCTCGGAAAACGGTGTCGATTCCGGTGATGAACGTGCTACTGCAACCGCACCTTCCCCTAAGAAAAG TAGACGGAGTATACAAAAGAGAGTAATACAAGTGCCAATTGGCGACGGAGACGGATCAAGGAGTAGCAAAACGGAGGCGTACCCGCCGTCGGATTCATGGGCATGGAGAAAATACGGTCAAAAACCAATCAAAGGTTCACCTTACCCCAG GGGATATTATCGATGTAGTAGCTCTAAGGGATGCCCTGCTAGAAAGCAAGTCGAAAGGAGTCGTATGGACCCTACTGTGCTTGTAATAACTTATGCTAGTGAACATAACCACCTCATACCCACCTCCAAACACCACCACAAGTCCGTCACACGAATCCCCCCTTCCGCCTCTCCACCCGCCCCTCCGGTTGCTTCACCTTCCACACCGGTTGCTGCTGATGATTCCACTGATGACGGAGGTGAACAACCTCTATCACCGGTTGAAGTTAATCCGTTTGGGGAACTACCGTATCTTGAGTTTGTTGGAGATATGCTTATGTTGGGGAATTTGGGGATTGAATATAACTGGATACCTGACTTCACGTTTAACGTGCCAATTTTTGTGGGACCTAAATGTGATGATACTATGACTGAAGTTGCGACGTTTTCTATGAGAGAGGAAGATGAATCGTTATTTGGTGATTTAGACGAGTTACCAGAGTGTTCGGTGGTTTTCCGACGTCGACAAGTAAGCGCCGAGATGTGTGGTCACGTCACTCCGCTATGTGGTAGCACATAA
- the LOC141630229 gene encoding uncharacterized protein LOC141630229 translates to MAMTNVLTISQLKYGVRLTQMNVRVVHKWSRPEFSNKNNKDDKKKLDAIELLFVDSQNDVIQATIRKQLISHFGSQLCVGGVYTIRNLTVDNNTGLDKATPHPYRLKFEYSTKVHSTNDPAIPISLISICKFQRHLGGLSTPSASNSLQIIDVTDDDENDDRTFDSIKSISDIKENEKDGYYYTYAKIIDLDCTAVWYYDNCKLCWTKATKNNKGKWVCSRQSCDGFINGFTSRVSRFQIKFQVSDPSDDLVYFVVFDSQVHQFVTQSATEMLSKIEKSGGDPQDIPRDLEVFLDKSFVFKIYIHPKYNVENGSTSYTVANFFFPVVYTIEFQKCGLPHAHILLFLQREDKFPEAVDVDRVISAEIPDPLENPAFYTAVKDCMIHGPCGELNPHAPSMIDGICSKKFPKRFNERTTVDGDGYPVYKRRENGTTIEKMDTPPVLRLDYHLPNEQNVIFHDDDPIDEVVERSSGGRTKFTAWMEYKNLKSDGRDLTYCEFPQKFVWKKKERIWKPREKGFNLGRMYHMSPNGGERYYLRTLLNFVKGPKSYKDIRTVNGVPHTTFKEACYALGLLGDDKEYIDAIDQEASYWGTGFYLRNLFSTLLLTNSLVKPELVWKKTWKLLSDDILHRIRTELCNPDLQLTDEQLQNYALSEIESWLQRNGSSLRKFDNMPYPDVDILATCSNRLLADELSYNKDALKKEHEVLTSSMTDEQKSINRKIMFSVENGQGGVYFVYGYGGTGKTFLWKTLCAGIRSKGEIVIVVASSGIAAILLPGGRTTHARLSIPLNVDENSTCHGIRPGTDLAELLKRAKLIIWDEAPMVNRYCFEALDRSLRDIMRTSPEGDPEKPFGGKVVVFGGDFRQILPVIPKGSRQDIVGAAISYSPLWRYCKVLKLTKNMRLQVGSAESDVDEIRQFSEWILEVGDGLAGGPNDGVANIELPEDILIQPGLDLIATIVESTYPSLKDHLGDPRYFTERAVLAPTHDVVEVVNDYVLDQIQKEEKVYLSSDEISKEETNCGVRELYSTEFLNSIRCSGLPHHSLKLKVGAIVMLLRNIDQANGLCNGTRMEVNHLGNRMISATVISGTHVGSKVYIPRITLTLSDTTMFPVKFERRQFPLAVCFVMTINKSQGQSLSRVGVYLPRPVFTHRQLYVALSRVTSKKGLKVLLLDEDKGVTNRTSNVVYKEIFDKL, encoded by the exons ATGGCCATGACAAATGTTCTTACTATTAGTCAACTCAAGTATGGAGTTAGACTTACTCAAATGAATGTTAGGGTTGTTCACAAATGGTCCAGGCCAGAATTTAGcaacaagaacaacaaagatGATAAGAAGAAACTCGATGCCATTGAACTATTATTTGTTGATTCACAG aaTGATGTTATCCAAGCTACTATTCGAAAACAATTAATTTCCCATTTCGGATCACAACTGTGTGTTGGTGGGGTGTACACCATTCGCAACTTAACAGTAGATAACAACACTGGCCTAGACAAGGCAACCCCTCATCCATACCGTTTAAAGTTTGAGTATTCAACAAAAGTTCATTCCACAAATGATCCAGCGATTCCAATTAGTCTAATATCGATTTGCAAGTTTCAACGACATCTTGGAGG TCTTTCCACTCCGTCCGCAAGCAACTCTTTGCAAATTATTGACGTGACCGACGACGACGAAAATGATGACAGGACATTTGATAGTATAAAGTCAATCAGTGACATAAAAGAGAATGAGAAG GATGGTTATTACTACACGTACGCAAAAATAATCGACCTTGACTGCACAGCTGTTTGGTACTACGACAACTGCAAACTCTGTTGGACTAAGGCTACGAAAAATAACAAAGGGAAGTGGGTTTGTTCCAGACAGAGTTGTGACGGTTTTATAAATGGTTTTACATCTAGAGTGTCCAG ATTCCAGATTAAATTTCAGGTTTCGGACCCTTCTGATGATTTGGTATATTTTGTTGTATTTGATAGTCAAGTTCATCAATTTGTCACTCAATCAGCCACTGAGATGCTATCAAAAATTGAAAAG AGTGGTGGTGATCCGCAAGATATACCTCGCGACCTAGAAGTGTTCCTTGACAAGTCATTTGTATTCAAGATTTATATACATCCTAAGTACAATGTGGAAAATGGTAGTACTAGCTATACCGTTGCCA ATTTTTTTTTCCCAGTTGTTTACACTATTGAATTCCAAAAATGTGGCCTCCCTCATGCTCAtattttgctatttttacaaAGGGAAGACAAGTTCCCAGAAGCCGTCGATGTTGACCGTGTTATAAGTGCTGAAATTCCAGACCCCTTAGAAAACCCAGCCTTTTATACAGCAGTGAAAGATTGTATGATTCATGGTCCATGCGGAGAACTAAACCCACATGCGCCAAGCATGATTGACGGAATTTGCTCTAAAAAGTTTCCAAAGAGATTTAATGAAAGAACTACTGTGGACGGTGATGGTTATCCAGTTTATAAGAGAAGGGAGAATGGAACAACAATTGAGAAAATG GACACCCCCCCTGTTTTAAGGTTGGATTATCATCTACCTAATGAGCAAAACGTTATTTTCCATGATGACGATCCAATTGACGAAGTGGTCGAAAGGTCTTCAGGAGGTAGGACAAAATTCACAGCTTGGATGGAATATAAGAATTTGAAATCTGATGGTAGAGATCTAACCTATTGCGAGTTTCCACAAAAATTTGTatggaaaaaaaaggaaaggatATGGAAACCGAGGGAAAAAGGATTTAATCTTGGCAGAATGTATCATATGTCTCCAAATGGTGGTGAGAGGTACTATTTGAGAACTCTTCTGAACTTTGTAAAAGGACCCAAATCATATAAAGATATTCGAACTGTAAATGGAGTCCCTCACACAACTTTTAAAGAGGCATGCTACGCTTTAGGCTTACTTGGTGATGATAAAGAGTACATTGATGCCATTGATCAGGAAGCGAGTTATTGGGGCACGGGGTTTTATCTTAGGAATCTTTTCTCCACCCTTTTGCTCACAAATAGCTTAGTGAAGCCGGAATTAGTGTGGAAGAAGACGTGGAAGTTATTATCAGATGATATCTTACACAGAATACGAACGGAATTATGTAACCCAG ATCTGCAACTTACAGACGAGCAGTTGCAGAATTACGCACTATCCGAGATTGAATCTTGGCTGCAAAGAAATGGTAGTTCCCTGCGTAAGTTTGACAACATGCCATATCCGGACGTTGATATTCTTGCTACGTGCTCCAATAGGCTCTTGGCTGATGAGTTATCTTACAATAaagatgctttgaagaaggaacATGAAGTGCTTACTTCTTCAATGACAGATGAACAAAAGTCAATTAATAGAAAAATTATGTTCTCCGTTGAAAATGGTCAAGGTGGTGTATACTTTGTTTATGGGTATGGTGGAACCGGTAAGACTTTCCTATGGAAAACCTTATGCGCTGGAATAAGGTCGAAAGGTGAAATCGTTATAGTTGTCGCTTCAAGTGGCATTGCAGCTATCCTTCTTCCAGGAGGGCGGACAACCCACGCCCGACTAAGCATACCTCTTAATGTCGATGAAAACTCCACGTGTCATGGAATACGACCAGGAACCGATTTGGCAGAGCTACTAAAAAGGGCAAAGCTTATCATATGGGACGAGGCACCTATGGTTAATCGTTATTGTTTTGAAGCTCTTGATAGAAGCTTGAGAGATATCATGAGAACTTCTCCGGAAGGAGACCCTGAAAAACCATTTGGAGGAAAAGTTGTGGTCTTTGGCGGTGATTTTCGACAAATCTTGCCTGTTATACCTAAAGGAAGCAGGCAAGATATTGTTGGTGCTGCTATCAGTTATTCTCCTTTATGGAGATATTGCAAG GTTTTGAAGCTCACAAAAAATATGAGACTCCAAGTCGGAAGTGCAGAGTCAGACGTTGATGAAATCAGACAATTTTCAGAGTGGATTCTCGAAGTCGGTGATGGTTTAGCTGGTGGCCCAAATGATGGTGTAGCTAACATTGAATTACCCGAAGATATACTAATACAGCCTGGATTAGATCTAATAGCTACCATTGTAGAGAGCACATACCCATCTTTAAAAGATCACCTAGGTGACCCTCGATACTTCACTGAAAGAGCTGTACTAGCACCTACTCATGATGTTGTCGAAGTGGTAAATGATTATGTCTTGGATCAAATTCAAAAGGAGGAGAAAGTTTACTTAAGCTCTGATGAAATCAGCAAGGAAGAGACCAATTGTGGGGTTCGGGAACTTTACTCTACTGAGtttctcaactctatcagatgTTCTGGTTTACCCCATCACAGCTTAAAACTGAAAGTTGGAGCTATAGTCATGCTTCTTAGAAACATCGACCAAGCAAATGGATTGTGCAATGGCACCCGAATGGAGGTAAATCATCTAGGAAATCGAATGATAAGTGCAACAGTTATTTCTGGAACTCATGTTGGTAGCAAAGTCTATATTCCCCGGATCACGTTGACACTTTCCGACACTACCATGTTCCCGGTTAAGTTCGAAAGGAGACAATTTCCTTTAGCGGTTTGCTTTGTCATGACTATTAATAAAAGTCAAGGGCAGTCTCTATCCCGTGTTGGAGTTTATCTTCCTAGACCAGTCTTCACCCATAGGCAATTGTACGTTGCCTTATCTAGGGTTACAAGTAAGAAAGGTCTAAAAGTCCTTCTTCTAGATGAAGACAAAGGAGTGACCAATAGAACATCTAATGTTGTTTACAAGGAGATTTTCGACAAACTATAA